The nucleotide window TGGACCACCACCTCTAGATACTTACATATCTTGATGTAAGATGGTTTGGACCAGCTAGATTTTCATTGATGGTCAACTACACTAGAGATTTTTGCATGTAAAGTCAATCAAGATAAAGCTAAAACAAAACAATatgttttttaaattaaaatatttgaaattttaaatCGAATTTCACATCAATAACATGTTTTCAGAAAAAACCTGTATAGAGCACATGAAATAATTTTACCAAGAAAAATTAAAGGAAATAATTTAAGAAAGCCACCATGAGACATGCAATGCATTGACAGCAGTCAACAATTATGAAGAAGACAAAACATAGATAATGACTGGACAAAAAAAGTGAGCAAATGAAAAGATCCATTATGTGATAGCATGAtcagaaatataaaataaatttaagagaAGTAACTACCAAGGAGAACATTCAACCAGTCTCCCTTCAGGAGTGTCTCAGACATGACACTTCGATGTAGGAGAACCATGCACCATATCATTGGCTAACAATTCTTATTACTATGCCATTACTCAATCAACTGTTATATCAAGAACTTATTTTTCTTTACATGCTTTATTCACACTATTAATAGAACTTTCCAAcaatataaaatatgaaaaacCATAAAATTCTACATGAAAATAGATCTAGATCACTCAAAACTTACTTTATAGTTAAGTTAGTAAATTTCACAATTCATCTATATTTTAAGCAACAATAAAACTCAAACTAGACTCTCATTTGGCCCTCTGAGATACAATTTTATAATCCAACTGTGGCACAACACTTGGCTTTTTAGTTCGTATTATAATAGGTTGGCAATCCATTAATTGATAATCTCTAGATCAGGATTCGAATGAGGGATTCCCATGAGCTAAAAAGATAGAATGGGAAAAGATAGTACCTGAGCAGGGCGAGTTCTTGATGATTGTGAGGGTGATTGAGAGGCAACATATTGCAGAATTTCAAAAATCCTTGTCTGGCCATAGCTTGCAACCTTCTGGAGATTGAGGACTACAATATCCCCAGCCCTGGTTCTCAGCTCAAGCAAGTTGCGATCTATGTCATTCTCATGCTTTGCGACATATGGTCGAAAGAAAGTTTCATAAACATATGTTGTTCCCTGAACATAAATGAATGTACCCCTAAATTATACTGTTCACTGGATAACACAATGAAATTACCAAAGTGGGTTATACCTTTGTTTTTGGGTACCAGAGATACACGAAGAATGCCAACTTTGCTTCGCCATACATAGGTAACCTTCAAGAAAAGAAACAAGATCCAACATTTGAAAGAAAAGTTACCCGACAAGAGCACAATCATGCATCAGAACCGTGTAGATCCACCATACCATGAAATAAAACTGTCTCCCACTCTCTCAAAGACAGTCAGGGCAGCAACTAAAATCCTAAGAATGTATCACAGAAAAGTTTTCTTTGAACTTGAAAACTCACAGAAGGTTAAAAGAGAAGCATAATGATTCAGCTGACAAGTGACAGGAGCATACCAGTACTGACACCAAAACAGCAACTGCTCAATGTCGGGCTTGTTCAACTCCACGGTTTTGAAGCATTCATAGGCCGGATAAGCATATCCAAGAATCAACCTGTAAACAAATGAGAAGTTGCATACTGCTTCACCCTTCACCCTAGCGCACAATTCGTTCTCAGGTCAACCTAATCACTACAAAATGGTGAGAACCCGGTGCAGATTCACTTACGCAAGGCTGCTGGTTATAAAACTCCCGATCATTTTGACTCCACTAACAACTATTCCCTCGCCCCCTTTGAGCAAATCCCAGCTATAagatcaagaaaaagaaagaaagaaaacacaaGCTATTAGACCGAAAAAACAGTTCAAATACAAAGCTAGAAATCTTTAACCTACACGAAGAACGAAACATTCCTAAAATCGACCAGACGCGATGACGAGAAGTAGGGTTTTCAAACAAACGGATACAAGAAAGAAAACGAAGGCGAGAGAAGTGAATCCAGGAAGTATCCTGAGCGAATCATGATGATTGGGGACGGGAAAAAGCACAGATACCTTCGTAAGATCGCTCGAAAGCGAGAGAGTGTGACGCCGCGAATAGCCCCAGACCAGATGGAAGAACCGAATGGATGGATCGATCGAAGGGGAAGACTGCGAGCGACAGGGAGAGGACAGAGTTGAGATTATTTACTTCGTCTTCAGTCCTTTGCCCGCAAGTATTATTCCCAAATCACTTTCAAATGCTCGTCATTGAACTGATAGGCGGATATTAAACGATGGGAAGGACGGATTAAGTCCGCTCGTTAGTGACAGGGGGCGGCCATACGACCGGTTCGGCTCGGACTTCCATCTGTTAAACCGGGTTGGATCGGACGCCGGCCGAGCTGACTCGGATTGAACATTATTAGGCGAAGAGAATTGGGATGAAAAATGacccttttttttgttatttatataggTTGTTATCCGTTAATTCTCTCTTTCTCTTACCTTCCCCaattattttatgaaaaataactatatctgatttattattttttaaatataattcttGGGACCCTTTTTGATTTTTCTTAAAAGCATTCCCTTTAGTTTTTATTTGACAATATATTTTAATTCAAAATTTCAAATCTACCACTCAAAAAAAGTTAAATATAATGTTGCCGCTCAttataatgtttttttttatctattataatatttttgatatattatgatattttgatcatcataacaaaaatactatgaaaactaattaaaaatattataaatgagtcaaatgaaattaagatatactaacccatttgatatatcatactataatttaaataaatttttataataatttatgtaTAATATCACccaaataataatcaattttttataataataaaaatattatagaaacATGATAAATAATCCGAGTGGACTCCTAACCTCAATCAAAATAAATACAagcctaaaaatataatatcataatagCCTACAATTAATAAAATCAAAGAGGAATAATACGATATTGTTTATAGTTTTATAATATTCTCAATacttagaaaaaataaatattgtaAATGTTATTGAAAAATACTGAACCAAATGAAAATCCTATAAAGGCTCAAAATTGgcgaaaaataacaaaaaaaatttgataaaagaagTTGGTGAAAGTTTATTTAGGTATTTTCGAATTAGAAatactttttgaaaaaaaaatattttggataTTTGGGGCCCATTGCGTTGACTCTGATATCCGTTTAAGATGGTCCGTCTGATGTACGAGTTGATCTCACATCAAGAGATCTTAATCTGTTGACCGTCTGATGTACTCTATTTATATCCAATACCACCCAATTCGATGCAACTTTGGGTGGGAGTCAACAGAGTCATTGTCAAGAACATCATTCACCCAAATGCATAAAGAAAAGCATTGAATATATAGAAAATAAATGATTTACCTTTTTGTTTCTACCACCACTTCTTCTCAGAGACCTCGAAATCGTTAACCTTGGCATCATCATCAACATCTCTGCCCATGAAAAGAAATCAAAAATCAAAACCCCAAAGGGAGATGAGCAGAAAGAGCAATCCTTTCCAAGTTGTTAATCTTTAGCTTCCTGATCAAAACCCTAAGAGGGAAGACATTAGAAACGAGAGAAGAATTCGCGATCTCTATCCAAGTAAAACCAGAGAAGAAATCGAGATCGAAATCCAGAGTTCACCTTATAGCATCACTTAGGAGGAGGCAGCGCCGCCACCATCGGCCATCCGCTGCGAAGCTCGACGGATCGGATAAAAGAAGGAGACGAATCGGAGGTGAGTTCGAGTCCGACGGAGGTTGAACGTAGACGGTCAGACGGGGAAGTCTACGCTTTGAAATCCGTGGCTTTTATTTTTTTGGGATCGTGTGGAAGAGTCTACGCTTTGAGATCCGTGTTTTCTTCTTTTAGTTTCTCGGATTGTGAGAAGTAGCGGACACGTGTAGTTGAGGATCTGTCCTCACGGCGCTTTATCGTCTGCCAAAGCTATCAAGTAAACCCTCCAAAGCCGTCCATTTCATCTTCCCTATCATCTCGACCGTCCATCTGATTTGAATCGAATGAACTATCCTGagatttatttgatcaaatcaGACAGACGGTTCAGATGATACAATCCGTTGAGAGAATGAACGGTCTCGATGAGATATTTTCTAACTTTTCTATGCAAGTATTCCGCATAGAAGTGTCAATCGTGAAGCCCGCAGTATTATTTTCCACTCCGCGTGGAGAGTATTTGACGGTGACGTCGACGCCTCCCCTGAGGTCTCCACTTCCCCCCTCGTTTTCGTCCTCGTCTTCCGATGgcttctcctccccctcctccaccGACTTCCCACCCCTCGCTGCTGCCCGAGATCGGCCCCGATGGCATCGCCAGAGAGTCCCCCATCATCGCTTACACCGAGAAGGTCCCTATTCTTTTCAGATCTGTCTCTCGCTCCCTACATCGCTTCCGTAACTTTCCCTGTTCGCGCAATTTCTAACGAGAAAGGTTCTTGAATTTCTCAGATCATCGAAGCAGAGCAGCTCCAGCTCAAGAGGTACCCGAATGGAAAAACCCGTATCTCGTTTTTTCCCGGCTTCCGTAACTTTCCCTGTTCTTTTTATTGATTGGTAAATTGTGGACGCCTTTGATGTGTTTGTACGGAAAAGAATGCGAGAATGTCAAAGCATCGAGGTGGGTTGAATACTCTGTGGGTCATTAGGAGTTGCCACCAGATGCGCTTTTGAATTTGGGGAAATAAAGGATATTTCCAATGTTTGTTCGTAAAGAGATCCCACAAGACGTCCGTGAAAagttcttctttcttcttatGTGATGCATCGTGTTTAGCTTACGGCATTAGTGTTCATATGAATGTACAGCTTATTTTCTTGAGAAACCACCATGTCGCAAGCCTGTGACTGAAGATCCATTGGGGCAATATTGATCTATTGGAGAAACGCAAAGAAACTAGAGTTTGATTTCGTGCAAATTTGATATTATGAGATTTTCCACATTATGTTTTGAGGAGAACAATTACAATGTAAAGCTGGTTTGTAAAGATTTGAgatattagaacatgtgaataaacACTAGCTAGTCTTGCAAGATCTTGAATTGCCTAAAATATTAAGGTGGTTCAGTTTAGAGAAATTTCTCATCAGAGATTGCTTCTCTGAAAACATGAGGATTTTATTATACTTCTCTCTATATGCTTGGATCATACAATGTATAATCATTTTctgtcatgttctttaggaccatTAATGATCATGCATTTGTAGGATATACATTCTCCATAGGTTTTTAGATACCTCCTGGATTGAATTGCACCATGGTAACTTTTGGTTGGTGACATTTTCATGGTTTCATTTCATCAATTGTTGTCCCTTTAATATCTGCACACAGGTTGTTCCTGTGGTTTGCAAATAAAACTTCTTGTGTGGCAGATCTAGATATCATGGCTTATGTGATGATAGCCTGAGTCAACCTCAAATAGGGTCAGATCTGTAGGCCCTGTGTGGTCTATAATGTACAATTTCAGTCGTGGGAAGGATAATATCCTGTATACAAAGATAGTATAATATGAGAGAGTTCAAAGACACTTAATTGCCACCTCAGTCCAATCACAAACTAGTGAATTATACATTGTGGAGAGTTGGAGCATCATATTGACTTTTTCCCCAACTGTTGTAGTGATTACTCATGTCATTGACCATCATTTTTTTTACCTGCAACTATATGAAGAGCACAAACTAAATCCGTCTTTCAACAATAACTGGTTAAATCTGATGCATCAACTATCTTGTTTTACAAAACGTATGTCTACTGCTGTTTAATaaccataaataaataaacatgatCATCATTGCAGTTTCTAAATTTGTTAGAGCATCTCCTGCTTTTTTCACCAGGTGAATCGAAACTACTCTTCTGACTATATGCTTATTAGatatgtataaatattttttttggtatAACAGTGCACATCATGcccaagaaaaaaaaacacagtAGTCCCACCTATTAAGTATTCCTAGTATATTATGACAGCTGTGTCTTCTACTCacttttttgtttttaatatcaAGGGCcacatttttttttccttaatttaGTATTCTCTTTATGAGCTCTTCACCAAAGTATTTACCATATGTCTTAGATatattcaagaaaattattctAAGATTCGCGAAGTGGAACGTGAGCTAGAGTCTCTTACATTGGAGTTGAAGCTTACAGCTGGGCCAAAAAAAGCAGGTTTTTGCACTTCTAAATTACCTTGGACATTTTTACTTAATTCCTGAAGTGTACCACCTAAATTAGCTCTTTCTCTTTTGTGTTTCTTATCGTGTGCCTAAAGCGCTTGAACACCTGCGAAAGAAGATTGAATTGTCAACTGAGAGGATACATATGGCTAAGCTCAAGGAAGAACAAACAAAAAAGGTTAGTTTCATGTGCTCTTTTTTTGCATAGTTTATGTTTCTTGTCATTACACGATAATATGTTTCCTTGAGGAGACTGCATCAACTAATCAAATTCTACACAAGCCAAAATGGACTTAAATCATGCAACACAATTAGTCAGTTAGCATAAAATTACTTTTAAAATAAGAGATGAAACAAATGTTTCGTTTGCTTTCTTTCTGGTCATCAAGTTATCTTGAAGGATAAACTAATTTGTCACCTTAGGCATGGGAAGCTGCAGTTCAAGCTGTCAAAGATGAGGAGGATATCAAGCAGAAGCTTTGTGATGATCTGAATCAGCTGGTATTTGTTTATTGTTTTCTTTATTGCTAGTTTAGACTTGACATAATTGATGGAACTGCGCTATAGAATTTCATCTTGATGCTCAATGGATAGGTTCAAGAAA belongs to Musa acuminata AAA Group cultivar baxijiao chromosome BXJ1-11, Cavendish_Baxijiao_AAA, whole genome shotgun sequence and includes:
- the LOC103972149 gene encoding putative HVA22-like protein g isoform X3; translation: MIGSFITSSLALILGYAYPAYECFKTVELNKPDIEQLLFWCQYWLPMYGEAKLAFFVYLWYPKTKGTTYVYETFFRPYVAKHENDIDRNLLELRTRAGDIVVLNLQKVASYGQTRIFEILQYVASQSPSQSSRTRPAQQQAPQQIGRTTSTGTSCEPTEQLKQPKIVPSSPTRRQPQKPLKAGVPPPQSVAQLPSSSGLPIQPNPATSDLQPPTSKREGLQVGAANVMDKEKPEDDPNCPVQETPIEEAIRVTRSRLRKRAATSGPSAP
- the LOC103972149 gene encoding putative HVA22-like protein g isoform X1, producing MIGSFITSSLALILGYAYPAYECFKTVELNKPDIEQLLFWCQYWILVAALTVFERVGDSFISWLPMYGEAKLAFFVYLWYPKTKGTTYVYETFFRPYVAKHENDIDRNLLELRTRAGDIVVLNLQKVASYGQTRIFEILQYVASQSPSQSSRTRPAQQQAPQQIGRTTSTGTSCEPTEQLKQPKIVPSSPTRRQPQKPLKAGVPPPQSVAQLPSSSGLPIQPNPATSDLQPPTSKREGLQVGAANVMDKEKPEDDPNCPVQETPIEEAIRVTRSRLRKRAATSGPSAP
- the LOC103972149 gene encoding putative HVA22-like protein g isoform X2, translating into MIGSFITSSLALILGYAYPAYECFKTVELNKPDIEQLLFWCQYWILVAALTVFERVGDSFISWLPMYGEAKLAFFVYLWYPKTKGTTYVYETFFRPYVAKHENDIDRNLLELRTRAGDIVVLNLQKVASYGQTRIFEILQYVASQSPSQSSRTRPAQQAPQQIGRTTSTGTSCEPTEQLKQPKIVPSSPTRRQPQKPLKAGVPPPQSVAQLPSSSGLPIQPNPATSDLQPPTSKREGLQVGAANVMDKEKPEDDPNCPVQETPIEEAIRVTRSRLRKRAATSGPSAP
- the LOC135584815 gene encoding actin cytoskeleton-regulatory complex protein PAN1-like, whose amino-acid sequence is MASPPPPPPTSHPSLLPEIGPDGIARESPIIAYTEKIIEAEQLQLKRYIQENYSKIREVERELESLTLELKLTAGPKKAALEHLRKKIELSTERIHMAKLKEEQTKKAWEAAVQAVKDEEDIKQKLCDDLNQLVQESTSTQYLRLEELKRRLEALNPSRISSDVSDGKLMQQIPSNVIAATITQNQPVERRIPDATAPATNKTEPASDARNQRPVEVKEKKRTMNSGRAKGSMLMPKGRGPSGSGWTGAGFDVDSGT